From a single Hevea brasiliensis isolate MT/VB/25A 57/8 unplaced genomic scaffold, ASM3005281v1 Scaf1, whole genome shotgun sequence genomic region:
- the LOC110651657 gene encoding calcium-dependent mitochondrial ATP-magnesium/phosphate carrier protein 2 — translation MEAKSKNGKEQRSNCCNPVKKQGPVTMEHVLLALGEIKEEREQRIRTLFNFFDVANCGYLDYTQIEKGLSALQIPADYKYAKDLLNVCDANKDGRVDYQEFKRYMDDKELDLYRIFQAIDVEHNGCILPEELYDALLRAGIEIDDEELARFVERVDKDNNGVITFEEWRDFLLLYPHEATIENIYHYLERVCLVDIGEQAVIPEGISKHIHAYRYLIAGGVAGATSRTATAPLDRLKVVLQVQTTHARIMPAIRDIWREGGVLGFFRGNGLNVLKVAPESAIRFYTYEMLKDFIVRAKGGDKADIGTFERLLAGGVAGAVAQTTIYPMDLVKTRLQTYACENGKIPNLGTMTRDIWVQEGPRAFYKGLIPSLLGMIPYAGIDLAAYETLKDMSKKYILHDSEPGPLVQLGCGTLSGALGATCVYPLQVVRTRMQAQRSNMDNAYKGMSDVFRRTFQHEGIRGFYKGIFPNMLKVVPSASITYMVYEAMKKSLDLE, via the exons ATGGAGGCAAAATCCAAAAATGGCAAGGAACAAAGATCGAATTGTTGTAACCCAGTTAAAAAACAAGGGCCAGTGACCATGGAACATGTTCTATTGGCGCTGGGAGAGATCAAGGAAGAGAGAGAGCAGAGGATTCGAactctttttaatttctttgatgTTGCGAATTGTGGGTATTTAGATTATACCCAGATTGAGAAAGGCCTTTCTGCGCTCCAAATACCTGCAGATTACAAGTATGCTAAAGATTTGTTAAATGTGTGTGATGCCAATAAAGATGGGCGTGTGGATTACCAGGAGTTTAAGCGATATATGGATGATAAGGAGCTTGATCTGTACCGTATTTTTCAAGCCATTGATGTTGAGCATAATGGTTGCATTTTGCCAGAAGAGCTGTATGATGCACTTCTTAGGGCAG GgattgaaattgatgatgaggaGCTTGCGCGTTTTGTTGAGCGAGTGGATAAGGATAACAACGGTGTTATAACATTTGAAGAATGGAGAGACTTTCTTCTACTATACCCTCATGAGGCTACTATTGAGAACATTTATCATTACTTGGAAAGGGTATGCCTGGTTGACATTGGGGAACAGGCTGTTATCCCGGAGGGCATCAGTAAGCACATTCATGCATACAGATATCTGATCGCAGGAGGAGTAGCAGGAGCAACATCTCGTACAGCAACTGCACCTCTTGATCGTCTAAAGGTTGTTTTGCAAGTACAAACAACACATGCTCGTATAATGCCGGCAATAAGGGATATCTGGAGGGAAGGAGGTGTCTTGGGATTTTTCCGAGGCAATGGATTAAATGTTTTGAAAGTGGCACCAGAAAGTGCTATCAGATTCTACACTTATGAGATGCTTAAAGATTTCATTGTGCGAGCAAAAGGAGGAGATAAAGCTGATATTGGTACTTTCGAGCGACTTTTGGCTGGTGGTGTTGCTGGTGCTGTGGCACAAACTACCATTTATCCAATGGATCTTGTAAAAACTCGATTGCAAACTTATGCTTGCGAAAATGGAAAAATTCCTAATCTTGGGACAATGACAAGGGATATATGGGTTCAGGAAGGACCGCGGGCATTCTACAAGGGCCTTATTCCATCTCTTCTTGGAATGATTCCTTATGCAGGCATTGATCTTGCTGCATACGAGACCTTAAAAGACATGTCGAAGAAGTACATTCTTCATGACAGTG AACCTGGTCCTCTTGTACAACTGGGATGTGGGACTCTGTCTGGAGCTCTTGGAGCAACCTGTGTTTACCCATTGCAGGTTGTCAGAACAAG AATGCAAGCTCAGCGCTCTAATATGGATAATGCTTACAAGGGAATGTCGGATGTATTCAGGAGAACCTTTCAACATGAAGGGATTAGGGGATTCTACAAAGGGATATTTCCTAACATGCTGAAAGTTGTTCCATCTGCGAGCATTACGTATATGGTTTATGAGGCCATGAAGAAGAGTCTGGATTTGGAATAA